The nucleotide sequence TCCCACTTTAAAATAATGCTAATTTAATTCATAACTCGGTTCAAATAATAACCCAAACCCGACCCTTTCttaatagaaagagaaaaagaaaatgaatatgCGTCTTGAAGGTTCTATTAGATCGGATGGGGTTTGGGTTATTATTTGGATTGATTTGTgggttaaattaaaattattttcgaaTATGGTGGgaatgaattaaattaaaaagggcAAATGAATAAGATTGTAACACGTGTTCTGGTGTTAGTAAGAAGGCTATATATGTATCTTTTCACTAACAACAAGAGTatatttatatctaaaatatgacGGAGGGATTACATGTACAATTTATTAAAGTTCaggagtatatatatattttttcattaacggtaagggtatatttatacctaaaatatgatgaaaaatatatttatatcatttattaaatttcatggatatattcatactttttcCGTTAAATTTATGTCAAGTTATATTTAAATTCGATGAAACTTCTTAAATGCAACCAAATTGACAAAAACATGTGTTTACATTCTAATCTTCGAAGGTGGGAGTGTGGGGACCGGGAGTGTAAATCTTAGGACCCGTTTGGATGCAAcatgttattattatttcaaattctGATATAAATAATTTAAGATGAAAGTTGAAGTTTTAATTGGAcatataatttgaattttttaaattatatattttctcaTAAAACATCAAAGCACCATAAAATTAACTATTATTAGGATTTATATTGTTCTTATATCTTATCGATCGTGTTTATTGAGATGTTAAAGATACGGCTAAACTTTACTTATAATTATGACGTATCAAGTTATCAATTGTGAGTCAATTTCttctacttttacttttcttcttattttaattttagctCAAACCATCTTCTTGCATTCATTCATGCTTTCTTACTTTGTATTTACATTATTTATTGTTATATGTCCTACACATAATTGTAAACATTTATTATGCTACATATGATTGTTATCTTAAATTTAAACGTAATCATAGACATTTGTGCAATGCACGTACGTATAAACTAgaatataataaatacacataaaaaattaaatggagaaaattttttatttttagttgaatttctaaatttatggcaatattttgttaaagaaaattcaatttcaacgaaatttttatatgaaaaaagttcaatataaaataaaattctaaatattttagaaaaattggtaaaactattttacataaaatagATTTAGACTCCtacaagaaggagaagaagaaaaaatttgtttcaaaaactaaATGCGACGcatggctttttttttttttttttttttcaattaaaaaagaaCAGTGAACTTttccaagaaaaaaaagatagtattatttttttaaagttacgagtatttattattattattattataatattttagtttaagagtccttatatttctttttttttcaattttagaagtattttttagattatatgtatattttatttgggTAATAAAACTTTGTGACGATAGTTTTGTCATTGGCTAAGTTTATggtatttgatttcaaatttttatttctattacgttttgattttattgatcataaataataaatcatccTTTTATGTTTGTAAATAGTTTTGTTATTGGATCTCTAATATAATGTGTTGGTTTACTTTTCAGGTTTTGAACTTTGTTTTCTATTACGTTGgttttattgatcaagaataatgaaatatcttttcatgtttgtatatatcTAACTTTCATTACTGAATTTATAACATGACTTTGTTGTTTctaggttttaattttttttttattacattgATTTTTTCGATCATGAATAATAAACTTTCATTATTGGGTAACTTTGGAGTTTCTACTCAAAtaataagtttatgaattttttgtgtaaatattaggtttaattgtattgttttaatatctttattatcgtattattttgttgtagtttacgggtggtagataaatgtcagtcggctttgaatttttttttttaaggtaaaggttgggtttaattgtattgttttgatatctttactttgagaatttctttttctttttgtgtttgtGTATAAAGATtggatttaattttattatttcggtatctctattatcatattattttgttgtagttgacAGGTGGTAGACGAACGTTGCTCGactttgagattttctttttgcaaaggttagatttaattttattattttgatatttctatcgtcatattattttgttgtagtttacaggtggtagataaatttCGATAggctttagattttttttttttaaacgttaggtttagttaaataaattctccatctttacatgttcaaaagatattgaatttaattattgtattctcctttattatttaaataaatatcctatatatatatatatacatacatattataTGActtattctatatttcttttaatccctctttaatttctacaaattaacaaacctattatttcaattatacaaactcttaatttctcctaacaacatttagtctaaacttgaagattcttgtaaattaaaacacatcatgtaagattcttgtaaattaaaacacatcatgtagaatttttggttgcaactaggattcgatttttttttcatgttagttactactatttcaattttatgagtattttcttataggttaaatcgaaaaccgaaccgttgactaaaaatcgataaaccgaaaattaataaaaaatatcttattggtatgattattggtttagcatatttaaaaaccaaaaatcgataaatcgaaccgaccgatgcacaacCTACTTACAAGTCAAAGTCAAAGACATGTAGACTAAGATGGAATTTATATAACggttcttccaaagaacttttgAAAGGTATATAACATGTTCCAAACAAATAAACGAGATAATATCTTGATCTACTTTTCGTTTGCATGTTTGCGGGGTAAGAACTGTCTACAATAGATTCGATGTGGTCTAGTCCATCCCCAAATGGCTAGGAGTGGAGGTAGACGGGTCACTAGCGGAAGGGGTTCATCCGAATCTCCTTTGACGGAAAATCACTTGATATATACTAGgtcaaattttctttcttgtgtatATATGGTAGATGACGAACCCCTTGGTGAAATTCCTGCCTCCGCCACTACCTGAATCCCCCGTGAAAGGAGAGTTTAATGCACCGTGCTGCTCTttatttcacaacaacaacatacctagtgtaattcCACAAGCGGAATTTGGGGACTTAGTATCACATAATTCCTAATGACTAACAAGCCAAATTATGACAATAGACCGATACTGCTTGCACAAAATCCGTTACGATCCcgtaaataaaaagtaaaaataaaagtttagaaCTTTTGAATGAAGTCATAGATGTGCTTGTTAATCTCATCTGGTTTTTCTTGGTTGACAAAGTGAGCTGCACCTTCCAAAACCACAACTTCCTCCAACAATGGAACATCTTTCTTAAATCCGCCATTGTGTAAGTACTCTTTAACACCTGGTATATGATAGACCACGTCGACTTCCCCGACGATAAACTTGGTTGGAGCTTTAACTTGAGCTCCTGTCCATGGTGCTGTGAGTTCCCAGTCTCTGTATTTCATAAGACACAACTTTAGGATGTAAATGTTGTGGACatgaaaaaattgatcaaaacaaTCTAAGTAGGTAATAGGACAGTCCCATGAAGCACCAAAGGTGTGACCTACCCAGTCAATTATGTTGCTCGAACTTTTAGAAAATGTCTGACGGATATGTGCTGAATCCTCCCAATATTAGTGCATTTTGGAGGACCTGACACGGGTGcagcaacatttttggagagtgcGAGCAACACAACCGGCCAATGAAATGGTCTTAGGTTCAAATTCCAGTGGGTACAAAAAAACACTAGGAGATTTCTTCTCATTTGTCTACGCATTAGTGGGCAGAGTTATCGGGTAACAGTGTTGGTGGGAAGGTAACATGTACGTAATAAAATAGACTAGGCAAGCGCAAGCTAGCCTAGACATCACTGTCATAAAAGGCAAATTAAGAGTACTCTAAATCCCATACTTACTTCTACGCGAACATATAAGTCTCTAACGAACAAAAAGTCActtgaaaaaaaatcatacttAATGCATTTGTAAAAGCAACAACTAAAACCATAATACCAAATAGTTGAAACAAATGTGAACTATAGAAGCATACAACAACAAACGACACacccagtgtagtcccacaaagtggggtctgtgAATGGtcgagtgtatgcagaccttacccatAACTTAGAGGTAGATAGGTTATTTCCGACACACCCTCGGCATAAGGACATAAGCATACAATTTCGCGTGGAAAAAAGCAATCCAATTTACGATATCATAGAAATCAATCAAATTTAGCCAAAGTAGAAGTTCTCTAAATCTCATACTTTTCTCTATGCAAACATATAAGTCTCTTGACAAAGATCAAATCTGATGCAATTGTAAAAGCAACAACTAAAACCTTAATCCCAAGTAATCTAAACAAACACGAACTATATAAGCATACAATTAACGTTTCAAACGACTGCAATCAAATTTACGATGTCACAGAAGGCGAGGAACACTTACATGGGAAAAGCTCGGTAATAGTTAACTGCACCAGTGAAACCAGTTTTCTCAAACTTACTGGCAAAGTAATCCAAGTCTTCCTCGGAAAGCCAAGATGAAAGGGCAATCGGAGCATCAGGGAGAGCCTCAAGGCCTTTGCCTTTAGGGAAACGAAATGGTGCAGTATCGCGATATGTCAAAATTTTCTTTAGAACAGCCTTAGCACCCAATGGAGCAAATTCAGCTTCAATTTCGCCCGGTACCTGCAGGGTAAAATCACAATGAACTTTCTGCTGCTGAAACGTACTCTTTCAAGTCAAAGTCAAAGACAGGTAGACTAAGATGGAATTTATATTATGGTTGTTCGAAAGAACTTTTGAAAGGTATATAACATCTTCCAAACAAATAAACGAGACAATTTCTTGATCTACTTTTTCTTTTTGCATGTTTGCAGGGTAAGAACCGTCTACAATAGATTCGATGTGGTCCAGTCCATCCCCAAATGGCCAGCGGTGGAGGTAGATGGGTCACTGGCGGAAGGGGTTCATCCGAATCTCCTTTGCCGGAAAATCACTCCATATATACAAGGTCAAATTTTCTTTCCTATGTATATATGATAGATGACGAACCCCTTGGTGAAATTCTTGCATATGCCACAACCTGAATCCCGTGTGAAAGGAGAGTTTAATGCACCGTGCTGCtctttgttcacaacaacaacatacctactGTAATCCCGAAAGTGGaatttggggagggtagagtgtatgtggccgttacccctaccttggaggtagagaggttgttttcgataaaccctctttatttaattttggaaATGAAGTCATATTCAAGCACTATTGAATAGTACCGAAAAAACATGTAACATACCTATCAAACACAAATTAAACAGATATATAGACGAACAGAGAGAACCTGAAATCTCGAGACGTAATGATCTTCCCCATAAAGAAGCTTTAGTCCCTCAACAGGATTCATCTGTGGATTCCTTGGGAAAAAATGGACACTCAAATTCACCAAGGCTTTAACTTTATCTGGCCTAAAAAGGCATAAATGCCAAGCAATTGTGGCACCCCAGTCATGCCCGACAACAAACACACTATCTTCGTTTGGAGCTATTGCTTCAAGCAGTGCTACAAGATCACCCACAAGGTGAAGGATACTGAACTTTGAAGCGTCGTTAAGGGGTGCGCCTGTAGTATCTCCATAACCCCTTAAGTCAGGCGCCACCGCTCTGTAGCCATGCTCCGCAAAGTAGACGATTTGGTGGCGCCATGAGTACCTATTGCAGAAGATTGTCGGTTAACTAGCACAAAATCAATACTAAGTTGAGGCAAAATCATCGAGAGATTTCCACTATGAATAAGAAAAATTGTGCAATACGAAACTTACTAGAAAATCTAACATAATTAGGatttacaaaattcaaaattcaagattcaagaaaacaataccataGCTCAGGGAATCCATGTAGGAAGAGGATTGTTGAACCTTGGCCTAGTTCTGCTACATGCATATTTATGCCATTTACAGCTATCATTTTGTGCTCTATTTTCTCCATTTTgcctctccttttttttttttttttttttttttttttaactatgtaTTTTCTCGAGTCTTTCTATGAGTGATAAATATATGGGTGGCAAATGTGGGCCACTACTCCCTCTGTTTTGTATTACTTGATCCCAGTTGATACTGTACTAAACCAATTTTATTAATCAACTCTAAATTTGATTCGGAGACGGAGCCAACTTAGTAATAGGAGGCTCGTCTAAACTTTATTTgacgaaaaattatataattaatatatgattaaaataatttttatatatatattgtaaatgttgaattcttttcgataagtttttcttcaaattttaaaccCATTTTGACTCTATGTCTAATTTGACTATTACTACTTTGCCTATTTATTTAATACCAACAGCTTACACGCATTTGTGTATACACCAAGTCAATACATGCATGACATATACTTACACGCATTTGTGTATACAACAAGTCAATACATGCATGACatatgtttgaatttaaagtttatgttatttaattataattaattaataaatattttacttaatttaattatttaatcatgataacaaatattaatttgatgtatATATCAAATGCGTGTAAATTTTTACCCTAGCAAATATCTGGCGATGATTTCTATGGTTGTCATTGTCAATTTCAATGTGATTGTTAATTTGTTATCATtaacaaaacatcaaaataataataattttaaggaCACGTAGCTGATGGCCAGTCCAAAATTCAACGATTCCATTTCCCTTCTTATTCATCTGGCGATGATTTCTATGGTTGTCATTGTCAATTTCAATGTGATTGTTAATTTGTTATCATtaacaaaacatcaaaataataataattttaaggaCACGTAGCTGATGGCCAGTCCAAAATTCAACGATTCCATTTCCCTTCTTATTCATTTAATCAGAAATTAAGACAAATCAAACATtaaacaagttttttttttaaaagttgaatAGATCGGATATTAAACTTGTTCTGATTAAACACCTAAACGCATGctaaagtgttttttttttttttttttttaatttgtacatATTCTTAAGTATTTATTTTATGGATAAGTTAACTACTTAAAATATGACAGTTATTGTAATTTATCAGCCTATTTTGATTAAGTAATTTATCAGCCTATTTTGATTAAGGCTGATGATGTGTATAATAAAAAGAGATGACATATTTTATGCAGTTAACTTATAAATGTAATGGATACTTGATAACACGCACATAGACTTCGTGTTTAAGTGCTAAATTTGAAATATGTCACAGTTTAATTGtctaaataaatttattagtaaatttaaaatattttcgatGCATTCCTGACGTTAAAAACTATGCTTGTTTTGTCCCTTTCTGCATTAGAAAAGTCCAATGACAGTCAATTAGGGGTGAGCATAATATGGTATGATACGGTATTTAAAACTTCAGTACGATaattttggtattcaatttttaaaaatattatatcattatCATACCATATTAATTCGATATAATTCGGTATTTTAACGTTTGATTTCGGTATTTTGCGGTATAGTAATCGGTAACCATAGTTTGTTCAACTTCGATAATATATACTcgtatactagagtattattacttcgacttttcaaaagcacattttaattgtatcataaatacacattacacatgtagaaatattgaaaatgaagTACAAACAATTCATTTTATTAGTCAATTACACAAAAAAGATATTTCAATGAAGATAAAGTAGCGAAAGTTTCAATGTCTAAACgtttttatactaatactaagaattatatatatatatatatatattttatatatgtgtgcgtgtgtatatatatatataagttatttatgtaaatatatatacttCGGTATGATATTCGATATTTAGGTATGTTATTTGTAGATACCGAATACCATATCATatacccaaaaaatttaaaatatataccatataccataccaaatatcAGAATACCAAAACCATGatatcaaaaattttgattcGATATAATAATTCGATATATACCACACAATATCCACCCCTCACACGGTGTTTGGCATACCCTATGGAACCCTTCTCCTAATAAGACTTCAAACTAACTCACAAGCCAAATTAGAACACTTCAAACTAACTCACAAGCCAAATTAGAACACAAATTGGTGTACTAAAATTCTTGCTATATGCGAGATTCGGAGAGTTATCAGACCATTTTATGAAGTTAAAATGTGAATTATCCATCGTTAAATTGGATCAGACAAAATTTGTGATAGAAAATTTTTGTCTTAATATCAAATCATTCCTAATCCAAACAACTTACAAGTCAAATTGTGACGATAGGCCGACACTGACTGCACAAAATGTTTAgtctttccattttttttatttgctttatttGAATTGGACACATCCCtcttaataaatttcttaatcctataaaattaaaaataattttactaatataatatatctatatctatatctatatctataatttataatctataatttataatatattaaaagtgtgaagacccttagaaaaatgatttgaaccttttgcctttcattaaaaaacttttctttagataaaatcgtcttttcactatttttcttaatttattatttaatcatttttttattatattaaccagactttctaaaatatatgagactcctaaaatatatgataggagaattaaNNNNNNNNNNNNNNNNNNNNNNNNNNNNNNNNNNNNNNNNNNNNNNNNNNNNNNNNNNNNNNNNNNNNNNNNNNNNNNNNNNNNNNNNNNNNNNNNNNNNNNNNNNNNNNNNNNNNNNNNNNNNNNNNNNNNNNNNNNNNNNNNNNNNNNNNNNNNNNNNNNNNNNNNNNNNNNNNNNNNNNNNNNNNNNNNNNNNNNNNNNNNNNNNNNNNNNNNNNNNNNNNNNNNNNNNNNNNNNNNNNNNNNNNNNNNNNNNNNNNNNNNNNNNNNNNNNNNNNNNNNNNNNNNNNNNNNNNNNNNNNNNNNNNNNNNNNNNNNNNNNNNNNNNNNNNNNNNNNNNNNNNNNNNNNNNNNNNNNNNNNNNNNNNNNNNNNNNNNNNNNNNNNNNNNNNNNNNNNNNNNNNNNNNNNNNNNNNNNNNNNNNNNNNNNNNNNNNNNNNNNNNNNNNNNNNNNNNNNNNNNNNNNNNNNNNNNNNNNNNNNNNNNNNNNNNNNNNNNNNNNNNNNNNNNNNNNNNNNNNNNNNNNNNNNNNNNNNNNNNNNNNNNNNNNNNNNNNNNNNNNNNNNNNNNNNNNNNNNNNNNNNNNNNNNNNNNNNNNNNNNNNNNNNNNNNNNNNNNNNNNNNNNNNNNNNNNNNNNNNNNNNNNNNNNNNNNNNNNNNNNNNNNNNNNNNNNNNNNNNNNNNNNNNNNNNNNNNNNNNNNNNNNNNNNNNNNNNNNNNNNNNNNNNNNNNNNNNNNNNNNNNNNNNNNNNNNNNNNNNNNNNNNNNNNNNNNNNNNNNNNNNNNNNNNNNNNNNNNNNNNNNNNNNNNNNNNNNNNNNNNNNNNNNNNNNNNNNNNNNNNNNNNNNNNNNNNNNNNNNNNNNNNNNNNNNNNNNNNNNNNNNNNNNNNNNNNNNNNNNNNNNNNNNNNNNNNNNNNNNNNNNNNNNNNNNNNNNNNNNNNNNNNNNNNNNNNNNNNNNNNNNNNNNNNNNNNNNNNNNNNNNNNNNNNNNNNNNNNNNNNNNNNNNNNNNNNNNNNNNNNNNNNNNNNNNNNNNNNNNNNNNNNNNNNNNNNNNNNNNNNNNNNNNNNNNNNNNNNNNNNNNNNNNNNNNNNNNNNNNNNNNNNNNNNNNNNNNNNNNNNNNNNNNNNNNNNNNNNNNNNNNNNNNNNNNNNNNNNNNNNNNNNNNNNNNNNNNNNNNNNNNNNNNNNNNNNNNNNNNNNNNNNNNNNNNNNNNNNNNNNNNNNNNNNNNNNNNNNNNNNNNNNNNNNNNNNNNNNNNNNNNNNNNNNNNNNNNNNNNNNNNNNNNNNNNNNNNNNNNNNNNNNNNNNNNNNNNNNNNNNNNNNNNNNNNNNNNNNNNNNNNNNNNNNNNNNNNNNNNNNNNNNNNNNNNNNNNNNNNNNNNNNNNNNNNNNNNNNNNNNNNNNNNNNNNNNNNNNNNNNNNNNNNNNNNNNNNNNNNNNNNNNNNNNNNNNNNNNNNNNNNNNNNNNNNNNNNNNNNNNNNNNNNNNNNNNNNNNNNNNNNNNNNNNNNNNNNNNNNNNNNNNNNNNNNNNNNNNNNNNNNNNNNNNNNNNNNNNNNNNNNNNNNNNNNNNNNNNNNNNNNNNNNNNNNNNNNNNNNNNNNNNNNNNNNNNNNNNNNNNNNNNNNNNNNNNNNNNNNNNNNNNNNNNNNNNNNNNNNNNNNNNNNNNNNNNNNNNNNNNNNNNNNNNNNNNNNNNNNNNNNNNNNNNNNNNNNNNNNNNNNNNNNNNNNNNNNNNNNNNNNNNNNNNNNNNNNNNNNNNNNNNNNNNNNNNNNNNNNNNNNNNNNNNNNNNNNNNNNNNNNNNNNNNNNNNNNNNNNNNNNNNNNNNNNNNNNNNNNNNNNNNNNNNNNNNNNNNNNNNNNNNNNNNNNNNNNNNNNNNNNNNNNNNNNNNNNNNNNNNNNNNNNNNNNNNNNNNNNNNNNNNNNNNNNNNNNNNNNNNNNNNNNNNNNNNNNNNNNNNNNNNNNNNNNNNNNNNNNNNNNNNNNNNNNNNNNNNNNNNNNNNNNNNNNNNNNNNNNNNNNNNNNNNNNNNNNNNNNNNNNNNNNNNNNNNNNNNNNNNNNNNNNNNNNNNNNNNNNNNNNNNNNNNNNNNNNNNNNNNNNNNNNNNNNNNNNNNNNNNNNNNNNNNNNNNNNNNNNNNNNNNNNNNNNNNNNNNNNNNNNNNNNNNNNNNNNNNNNNNNNNNNNNNNNNNNNNNNNNNNNNNNNNNNNNNNNNNNNNNNNNNNNNNNNNNNNNNNNNNNNNNNNNNNNNNNNNNNNNNNNNNNNNNNNNNNNNNNNNNNNNNNNNNNNNNNNNNNNNNNNNNNNNNNNNNNNNNNNNNNNNNNNNNNNNNNNNNNNNNNNNNNNNNNNNNNNNNNNNNNNNNNNNNNNNNNNNNNNNNNNNNNNNNNNNNNNNNNNNNNNNNNNNNNNNNNNNNNNNNNNNNNNNNNNNNNNNNNNNNNNNNNNNNNNNNNNNNNNNNNNNNNNNNNNNNNNNNNNNNNNNNNNNNNNNNNNNNNNNNNNNNNNNNNNNNNNNNNNNNNNNNNNNNNNNNNNNNNNNNNNNNNNNNNNNNNNNNNNNNNNNNNNNNNNNNNNNNNNNNNNNNNNNNNNNNNNNNNNNNNNNNNNNNNNNNNNNNNNNNNNNNNNNNNNNNNNNNNNNNNNNNNNNNNNNNNNNNNNNNNNNNNNNNNNNNNNNNNNNNNNNNNNNNNNNNNNNNNNNNNNNNNNNNNNNNNNNNNNNNNNNNNNNNNNNNNNNNNNNNNNNNNNNNNNNNNNNNNNNNNNNNNNNNNNNNNNNNNNNNNNNNNNNNNNNNNNNNNNNNNNNNNNNNNNN is from Capsicum annuum cultivar UCD-10X-F1 chromosome 5, UCD10Xv1.1, whole genome shotgun sequence and encodes:
- the LOC107853681 gene encoding epoxide hydrolase A, which gives rise to MEKIEHKMIAVNGINMHVAELGQGSTILFLHGFPELWYSWRHQIVYFAEHGYRAVAPDLRGYGDTTGAPLNDASKFSILHLVGDLVALLEAIAPNEDSVFVVGHDWGATIAWHLCLFRPDKVKALVNLSVHFFPRNPQMNPVEGLKLLYGEDHYVSRFQVPGEIEAEFAPLGAKAVLKKILTYRDTAPFRFPKGKGLEALPDAPIALSSWLSEEDLDYFASKFEKTGFTGAVNYYRAFPIDWELTAPWTGAQVKAPTKFIVGEVDVVYHIPGVKEYLHNGGFKKDVPLLEEVVVLEGAAHFVNQEKPDEINKHIYDFIQKF